A genomic window from Cucumis melo cultivar AY chromosome 8, USDA_Cmelo_AY_1.0, whole genome shotgun sequence includes:
- the LOC103495821 gene encoding DNA gyrase subunit B, chloroplastic/mitochondrial isoform X2: protein MYIGSTGPRGLHHLVYEILDNAVDEAQAGFASQIDVVLHADNSVSITDNGRGIPTDLHPVTKKSSLETVLTVLHAGGKFGGSSSGYSVSGGLHGVGLSVVNALSESLEVSIWRDGKEFHQKYSRGKPASILTSHVPSSELKNHQGTRIRFWPDKEVFTTGIQFDYNTISGRIRELAFLNPKLTITLTKEDNDREKNQYNEYCYAGGLVEYVAWLNSDKNPIHDVFGFRKETDGVAIDVALQWCADAYSDTILGYANSIRTIDGGTHIDGMKASLTRTLNNLGKKSKTFKDKDISLSGEHVREGLTCVVSVRVRNPEFEGQTKTRLGNPEVRKVVEQSIQEHLTEYLELHPDVLDSILSKSLNALKAALAAKRARELVRQKSVLRSSSLPGKLADCSSIKPEESEIFIVEGDSAGGSAKQGRDRRFQAILPLRGKILNIERKDEAAMYKNEEINNLIRALGLGFKGEDFKKEALRYHKIIILTDADVDGAHIRTLLLTFFFRYQKALFEEGCIYVGVPPLFKVERGKQVYYCYDDKELKKVQSSFPSNASYNIQRFKGLGEMMPAQLWETTMDPERRMLKQLAVEDAAEANVVFSSLMGARVDFRKELIQKSASTMNLEHLDI, encoded by the exons ATGTATATTGGGAGCACAGGACCTCGTGGATTACATCATTTG GTCTATGAAATACTGGATAACGCTGTTGATGAGGCTCAAGCTGGTTTTGCCTCACAGATAGATGTTGTCTTGCATGCAGATAATTCTGTGAGCATCACTGACAATGGACGTGGG ATTCCTACTGATTTGCATCCTGTTACGAAGAAGTCTTCCTTGGAGACTGTGTTGACG GTATTACATGCTGGTGGAAAATTTGGTGGTTCCAGTAGTGGCTACAGTGTCTCAGGTGGACTACATGGCGTGGGTCTGTCTGTGGTTAATGCCTTGTCTGAG TCCTTGGAAGTTTCTATTTGGCGTGATGGGAAGGAGTTCCACCAAAAGTATTCTCGTGGAAAGCCTGCTTCCATTCTAACATCCCATGTTCCTTCATCTGAACTGAAAAATCACCAAGGAACTCGCATCAGATTTTGGCCTGACAAAGAAG TCTTTACTACTGGAATACAATTTGATTACAACACAATATCTGGACGAATTAGGGAGCTAGCTTTTCTAAACCCCAAG CTGACTATAACCCTCACAAAAGAGGATAATGATCGGGAGAAGAACCAGTACAATGAATACTGCTATGCTGGTGGCTTGGTCGAATATGTTGCATGGCTGAACAGTGATAAG AATCCAATTCATGATGTCTTTGGTTTCAGAAAGGAAACGGATGGAGTAGCCATTGATGTTGCGCTTCAGTG GTGTGCAGATGCATATTCAGACACAATTCTAGGATATGCTAATAGCATACGGACTATTGATGGTGGCACCCATATAGATGGGATGAAGGCTTCACTGACGAGAACTCTCAATAATCTTGGAAAGAAATCAAAAACTTTTAAG GATAAGGATATCAGCTTAAGTGGTGAACATGTTAGGGAGGGATTAACCTGTGTTGTATCAGTCAGGGTCCGAAATCCGGAGTTTGAAGGACAGACCAAG ACCAGGTTGGGAAATCCTGAAGTGCGAAAAGTAGTAGAGCAATCTATACAAGAGCACCTAACTGAATATCTGGAGTTGCACCCTGATGTTCTTGATTCAATCCTTTCAAAATCTTTAAATGCTCTCAAG gCAGCGTTAGCTGCTAAGAGGGCAAGGGAGCTTGTGAGACAAAAAAGTGTTTTGCGTTCATCATCCCTTCCCGGCAAGCTAGCTGATTGTTCATCAATTAAACCTGAGGAGTCAG AAATTTTCATTGTTGAAGGAGACTCTGCCGGTGGAAGTGCGAAACAGGGTCGTGATAGGCGCTTCCAG GCTATTCTACCTTTGAGAGGCAAAATCTTAAACATTGAGAGGAAAGACGAGGCTGCAATGTACAAAAATGAAGagattaataatttaattcGAGCTCTTGGACTTGGATTCAAG GGGGAAGATTTTAAAAAGGAAGCTCTTCGGTatcataaaataattatattaactGATGCTGATGTCGATGGTGCTCACATTCGAACTCTGCTCTTAACGTTTTTCTTCCGATATCAG AAAGCTTTGTTTGAGGAAGGGTGCATTTATGTTGGAGTTCCACCTCTTTTCAAG GTTGAGAGGGGGAAGCAAGTATACTATTGCTATGATGACAAGGAACTAAAGAAGGTTCAAAGTTCCTTCCCATCAAATGCATCATATAATATTCAGAGGTTCAAAG gTTTGGGTGAGATGATGCCTGCACAACTATGGGAAACGACAATGGACCCAGAACGAAGGATGCTGAAGCAGTTGGCAGTTGAGGATGCAGCAGAAGCAAATGTCGTATTTTCATCTCTTATGGGTGCCCGA GTGGATTTTCGAAAGGAACTTATCCAGAAATCAGCAAGTACGATGAATCTCGAGCATCTAGATATTTAA
- the LOC103495821 gene encoding DNA gyrase subunit B, chloroplastic/mitochondrial isoform X1 → MTLRQLLLRAPPYLPLRLMASSTSLFPSSIHLRFLSSSASIAPRFSFLQLRTSGGRFRTMKISTSLRLVPNVEVSAKAFMSSTAATETSTGSESSKAYGSEQIQVLEGLDPVRKRPGMYIGSTGPRGLHHLVYEILDNAVDEAQAGFASQIDVVLHADNSVSITDNGRGIPTDLHPVTKKSSLETVLTVLHAGGKFGGSSSGYSVSGGLHGVGLSVVNALSESLEVSIWRDGKEFHQKYSRGKPASILTSHVPSSELKNHQGTRIRFWPDKEVFTTGIQFDYNTISGRIRELAFLNPKLTITLTKEDNDREKNQYNEYCYAGGLVEYVAWLNSDKNPIHDVFGFRKETDGVAIDVALQWCADAYSDTILGYANSIRTIDGGTHIDGMKASLTRTLNNLGKKSKTFKDKDISLSGEHVREGLTCVVSVRVRNPEFEGQTKTRLGNPEVRKVVEQSIQEHLTEYLELHPDVLDSILSKSLNALKAALAAKRARELVRQKSVLRSSSLPGKLADCSSIKPEESEIFIVEGDSAGGSAKQGRDRRFQAILPLRGKILNIERKDEAAMYKNEEINNLIRALGLGFKGEDFKKEALRYHKIIILTDADVDGAHIRTLLLTFFFRYQKALFEEGCIYVGVPPLFKVERGKQVYYCYDDKELKKVQSSFPSNASYNIQRFKGLGEMMPAQLWETTMDPERRMLKQLAVEDAAEANVVFSSLMGARVDFRKELIQKSASTMNLEHLDI, encoded by the exons ATGACGCTTCGCCAGCTTCTTCTTAGAGCTCCTCCTTATCTTCCCCTTCGCCTCATGGCTTCCTCAACCTCCCTTTTCCCTTCCTCTATACACCTCCGTTTTCTTTCTTCCTCCGCCTCTATCGCTCCTCGCTTCAGTTTCCTTCAGCTCAG AACTAGCGGGGGGAGATTTCGAACGATGAAGATTTCCACTAGTCTTCGACTGGTACCAAATGTAGAAGTCTCTGCAAAGGCTTTCATGTCATCGACTGCTGCTACTGAAACATCAACGGGAAGTGAGAGTTCGAAGGCTTATGGGTCTGAGCAAATTCAG GTTCTGGAAGGCTTAGACCCTGTAAGAAAGAGGCCTGGAATGTATATTGGGAGCACAGGACCTCGTGGATTACATCATTTG GTCTATGAAATACTGGATAACGCTGTTGATGAGGCTCAAGCTGGTTTTGCCTCACAGATAGATGTTGTCTTGCATGCAGATAATTCTGTGAGCATCACTGACAATGGACGTGGG ATTCCTACTGATTTGCATCCTGTTACGAAGAAGTCTTCCTTGGAGACTGTGTTGACG GTATTACATGCTGGTGGAAAATTTGGTGGTTCCAGTAGTGGCTACAGTGTCTCAGGTGGACTACATGGCGTGGGTCTGTCTGTGGTTAATGCCTTGTCTGAG TCCTTGGAAGTTTCTATTTGGCGTGATGGGAAGGAGTTCCACCAAAAGTATTCTCGTGGAAAGCCTGCTTCCATTCTAACATCCCATGTTCCTTCATCTGAACTGAAAAATCACCAAGGAACTCGCATCAGATTTTGGCCTGACAAAGAAG TCTTTACTACTGGAATACAATTTGATTACAACACAATATCTGGACGAATTAGGGAGCTAGCTTTTCTAAACCCCAAG CTGACTATAACCCTCACAAAAGAGGATAATGATCGGGAGAAGAACCAGTACAATGAATACTGCTATGCTGGTGGCTTGGTCGAATATGTTGCATGGCTGAACAGTGATAAG AATCCAATTCATGATGTCTTTGGTTTCAGAAAGGAAACGGATGGAGTAGCCATTGATGTTGCGCTTCAGTG GTGTGCAGATGCATATTCAGACACAATTCTAGGATATGCTAATAGCATACGGACTATTGATGGTGGCACCCATATAGATGGGATGAAGGCTTCACTGACGAGAACTCTCAATAATCTTGGAAAGAAATCAAAAACTTTTAAG GATAAGGATATCAGCTTAAGTGGTGAACATGTTAGGGAGGGATTAACCTGTGTTGTATCAGTCAGGGTCCGAAATCCGGAGTTTGAAGGACAGACCAAG ACCAGGTTGGGAAATCCTGAAGTGCGAAAAGTAGTAGAGCAATCTATACAAGAGCACCTAACTGAATATCTGGAGTTGCACCCTGATGTTCTTGATTCAATCCTTTCAAAATCTTTAAATGCTCTCAAG gCAGCGTTAGCTGCTAAGAGGGCAAGGGAGCTTGTGAGACAAAAAAGTGTTTTGCGTTCATCATCCCTTCCCGGCAAGCTAGCTGATTGTTCATCAATTAAACCTGAGGAGTCAG AAATTTTCATTGTTGAAGGAGACTCTGCCGGTGGAAGTGCGAAACAGGGTCGTGATAGGCGCTTCCAG GCTATTCTACCTTTGAGAGGCAAAATCTTAAACATTGAGAGGAAAGACGAGGCTGCAATGTACAAAAATGAAGagattaataatttaattcGAGCTCTTGGACTTGGATTCAAG GGGGAAGATTTTAAAAAGGAAGCTCTTCGGTatcataaaataattatattaactGATGCTGATGTCGATGGTGCTCACATTCGAACTCTGCTCTTAACGTTTTTCTTCCGATATCAG AAAGCTTTGTTTGAGGAAGGGTGCATTTATGTTGGAGTTCCACCTCTTTTCAAG GTTGAGAGGGGGAAGCAAGTATACTATTGCTATGATGACAAGGAACTAAAGAAGGTTCAAAGTTCCTTCCCATCAAATGCATCATATAATATTCAGAGGTTCAAAG gTTTGGGTGAGATGATGCCTGCACAACTATGGGAAACGACAATGGACCCAGAACGAAGGATGCTGAAGCAGTTGGCAGTTGAGGATGCAGCAGAAGCAAATGTCGTATTTTCATCTCTTATGGGTGCCCGA GTGGATTTTCGAAAGGAACTTATCCAGAAATCAGCAAGTACGATGAATCTCGAGCATCTAGATATTTAA